Proteins found in one Fusarium keratoplasticum isolate Fu6.1 chromosome 12, whole genome shotgun sequence genomic segment:
- a CDS encoding NACHT domain-containing protein, translating to MDVAESLRASGDDLWSAAIRTLGHELTSQIDFAQNSKKKTLDELLAVTDQERKRLVDKSWSFKRKDGEVVFVRDLLAKAAKWVNHFKAVGDTVVQYDPVHAALPWAGVRFLLNVAIGDLDTYNSLLERTVDIAETICRNALVESLLKDSQSQTAKELNRALVKLYASILAYLAKAKSYYEQNSLKRVVKHGILASSDLESAFTAISEAQAHVDRCATSFGLQDQLESHAEMKRMLRDFDAPVNRWDKALHTIADQLHATRRTEILSWISKEPYRQHHMQTRSEVLEGTGKWLLHDPTFLQWKNESASSILWLHGIPGSGKSKLASIVVEDALEAFQQKQAPAPAYFYCSRNTAEPRRSDPSKIVASIARQLSTPETGGPLLDAAIEVYKRREEDAFASGSLHLDESRSLILKLLEQYQGATMTIVIDALDECNPLTRGDLLGMLEDLLKTSPCLLKIFVSSRTDRDIVYKLDNYPNLHLSSDRNSADIDLFVHSETDRLIDKGSLLRLSMRKEEIRDKIIHELTSKAQGMFRWASLQLQALCQQTTDAAILERLGRLPRTLAELYQEILAKIENLDADADRQFAQSALSWLLCAQEQLRSDVFLAAVSITKNGSAPTISRDQLLQLCCNLVIFDSAVDAFRFSHLSVREFLENQKTYQPASANALVAEACLCNLDRMAPEASPKSPLLKYSCLFWAEHACAAAQERQTRLNEVLLKFLSAEQYSSCFYRWHRMAEEYLSNRRVHWVAALKLQATMSYVPRVLLVICAYDLSGVLSPERWRELAQERPSNKDGLTHEEVAVSYGSGYILQWLLSNGIPFEVNEEVLKGAAKNEKSGKEILALLLDKRGDEIQITEGVVKAAAGNYQSGKEILALLLDKRGDEIQITEGVVKAAAGNYQSGEEILALLLDNRGDEIQITEGVVKAVARNYRSSEEILALLLNKRGAEI from the exons ATGGATGTCGCCGAGTCCCTCAGGGCTAGCGG CGACGACCTGTGGTCCGCCGCCATCCGCACGCTCGGACACGAACTGACATCTCAGATAGATTTTGCCCAGAACAGCAAGAAAAAGACGCTAGATGAGCTGCTAGCGGTGACTGACCAGGAGAGGAAACGTTTGGTCGACAAGTCGTGGTCCTTCAAGCGGAAGGACGGCGAGGTTGTATTCGTGCGTGACTTGTtggccaaggcggccaagtGGGTCAATCACTTCAAGGCAGTAGGCGACACTGTCGTACAATACGATCCGGTCCACGCTGCTCTGCCTTGGGCGGGTGTTCGATTCTTGTTGAAC GTCGCAATTGGGGACTTGGATACATACAACAGTTTACTGGAGAGAACCGTCGATATTGCAGAAACAATATGCCGAAACGCCCTTGTTGAAAGTCTGCTGAAAGATTCCCAGTCGCAAACCGCAAAGGAACTAAACCGTGCGTTGGTCAAGTTATACGCAAGCATTCTGGCCTATCTCGCCAAGGCAAAGTCATACTACGAGCAGAACAGTCTCA AGCGTGTTGTCAAGCATGGAATCCTTGCCTCGTCCGACTTGGAGTCAGCCTTCACCGCCATCAGCGAAGCCCAGGCACACGTGGATCGTTGTGCCACTTCCTTCGGCTTACAAG ACCAGCTGGAAAGCCATGCCGAGATGAAGCGGATGCTGAGGGACTTTGATGCCCCCGTAAACCGTTGGGACAAAGCACTCCACACTATCGCTGATCAACTCCATG caacaagaagaaccgAGATTTTGAGTTGGATCTCCAAAGAGCCTTACAGACAACATCACATGCAGACGAGGAGTGAGGTTTTGGAGGGCACAGGGAAGTGGCTTCTGCACGACCCAACTTTTTTACAGTGGAAGAACGAAAGCGCTTCCTCCATTCTATGGCTTCATGGCATTCCAGGGTCCGGCAAGAGCAAGTTGGC GTCCATCGTTGTCGAGGACGCGCTGGAGGCATTCCAACAGAAACAGGCACCAGCTCCGGCCTATTTCTACTGTTCCCGAAACACAGCTGAGCCTAGGCGTTCTGATCCTTCCAAGATCGTGGCTAGCATTGCGAGACAGCTCTCCACTCCTGAAACTGGAGGACCACTTCTCGATGCCGCAATCGAGGTGTACAAAAGACGGGAAGAAGACGCATTCGCATCTGGGTCGCTCCATCTTGATGAAAGCAGGAGTTTGATCCTCAAGCTGCTTGAGCAATACCAGGGCGCGACAATGACGATTGTCATCGACGCTCTGGACGAATGCAACCCACTAACTCGGGGAGATCTGCTGGGTATGCTAGAAGACCTTCTGAAGACATCTCCATGTCTCCTGAAGATATTCGTGTCAAGTCGGACGGATCGGGATATTGTCTATAAACTGGACAATTATCCGAACTTGCACCTCTCCTCCGACCGTAACTCGGCAGACATAGATCTGTTCGTACATTCAGAGACAGACCGCCTTATCGACAAAGGGTCTTTGCTGCGGCTCAGTATGCGAAAGGAAGAGATACGCGACAAAATCATCCACGAGCTCACTTCCAAGGCGCAGGGCAT GTTTCGTTGGGCGAGCTTGCAATTGCAGGCTCTCTGCCAACAGACCACCGACGCTGCGATTCTGGAGAGACTTGGACGACTACCGAGGACGCTAGCAGAGCTTTACCAAGAAATCCTTGCGAAGATTGAAAATCTTGACGCGGATGCAGACAGGCAGTTCGCTCAGAGTGCTCTCAGCTGGCTGCTTTGTGCCCAGGAGCAACTTCGGTCGGACGTCTTTCTAGCCGCTGTGTCTATAACAAAGAATGGATCCGCCCCTACAATCTCGAGGGATCAGCTCTTACAGTTATGCTGCAACTTGGTTATTTTCGACTCCGCCGTCGATGCGTTTCGGTTCTCACACTTGTCGGTCAGAGAGTTCCTTGAAAACCAAAAGACGTACCAACCAGCATCCGCAAACGCTCTCGTGGCGGAAGCTTGTCTTTGCAATCTCGATAGGATGGCACCCGAAGCTTCGCCAAAGTCACCCCTTCTGAAGTACTCATGCTTGTTTTGGGCGGAGCATGCCTGCGCAGCCGCTCAGGAAAGGCAAACACGACTGAATGAAGTTCTGCTCAAGTTCTTGTCGGCTGAACAATATTCATCATGCTTTTACCGTTGGCATCGGATGGCTGAAGAGTATTTGAGTAATCGACGAGTACACTGGGTTGCTGCATTGAAGCTCCAGGCCACCATGTCCTACGTGCCTCGAGTTCTGCTCGTTATCTGTGCGTATGACTTGTCTGGTGTTCTCAGCCCGGAACGATGGAGGGAGTTGGCGCAAGAACGGCCCAGTAACAAGGATGGTTTAACACATGAGGAGGTTGCGGTCAGTTATGGCAGTGGTTACATTCTACAATGGCTTTTAAGCAACGGAATTCCCTTTGAAGTGAATGAAGAGGTGCTCAAGGGAGCAGCTAAGAACGAGAAAAGCGGCAAGGAGATACTGGCACTACTTCTCGACAAGCGCGGGGACGAGATCCAGATCACGGAAGGCGTGGTCAAGGCAGCAGCTGGGAACTATCAAAGCGGGAAGGAAATACTGGCGCTGCTTCTCGACAAGCGCGGGGATGAAATCCAGATCACGGAAGGCGTGGTCAAGGCAGCAGCTGGGAACTATCAAAGCGGCGAGGAAATACTggcgctgcttcttgataATCGCGGGGACGAAATCCAGATCACGGAAGGCGTGGTCAAGGCAGTAGCTAGGAACTATCGAAGTAGCGAGGAAATATTAGCGCTGCTTCTTAATAAGCGAGGGGCTGAGATCTAG
- a CDS encoding Pyr-redox-2 domain-containing protein gives MTVDHQTSRPQRILVAGGGFAGLSLIGNLLDLCQGRKARFDLDKATGDDDNGRRVDLFITIVDERDGYFHTIGAPLAMVSEEYSQKVWTEYSALEILQHPSVKYIQGKLASVSPESKEAVILPFNSETPSTVCYDFFVAATGLHRAWPVVPQALTKSEFLADVKRQVKAIRDAKDGVVVIGGGAVGVEIAAEILHTHPDTTVSLLHGGQTLLASEPLPPNLKSLILQALRDQGVNVMLGKRAKTIKSRSEGRNKYVVELADGGEITAGHVVWATSNPIPSTEYLPSRCLYESGYVRVTTTLNIKDGDSTVAQHFAVGDIVSFEGIRRCSPAMQMGYFAAVNIYEQITADKPDLKHFEGYPEMFRYAFGNQAVLWSPGEEIVFGEEPRRAVFEDDLCLRKCWNYMGLGIYLMTFFGSSLHFSFQLNKFVKMRFITDDKPRQDQGKEVPLMVIGAGLPRAATSSLQAALERIGFAPCLHMAEVIPHVDRMQLLLEAVREKDTRVRHKMLRQLIHGHYAICDLPVVFFTPDLMDMYPDVKIVLNGRPDPDVWARSAADSFRFIFSPWFKWTGLLWTTDRIWYQLNRESEKYCQELFGDGDIFTGRCYREYYDMVRAEAKKRGKEVLEFKAEDGYEPLCKFLGKDVPEEPFPKLNEKKTFQIVQAILIARGLLAWSALGVGCWGAWKLADHFLR, from the exons ATGACCGTCGATCATCAGACGAGCCGCCCCCAACGAATTCTCGTTGCTGGAGGTGGTTTTGCTGGTTTAAGTCTTATTGGGAACCTGCTCGACTTGTGTCAAGGACGGAAAGCCCGcttcgacctcgacaaggctaCCGGTGATGACGATAACGGCAGAAGAGTAGATTTGTTCATCACAATAGTCGACGAGAGAGATGGATACT TTCATACCATTGGGGCACCACTTGCCATGGTCAGTGAAGAGTACAGCCAAAAAGTATGGACAGAGTACTCAGCCCTGGAGATTCTGCAACATCCAAGTGTAAAGTATATCCAAGGCAAACTTGCTTCTGTTTCACCAGAGTCAAAAGAGGCCGTGATCCTGCCATTCAACAGCGAGACTCCATCTACGGTTTGTTACGATTTCTTCGTCGCAGCCACGGGGCTTCATAGAGCTTGGCCGGTTGTCCCCCAAGCTTTGACAAAGTCCGAATTTCTGGCCGATGTGAAGAGGCAGGTGAAGGCTATCCGGGATGCCAAAGATGGAGTTGTGGTGATCGGTGGCG GCGCCGTAGGAGTCGAAATTGCAGCCGAGATTTTGCACACCCACCCTGATACCACAGTCTCGTTGCTCCATGGCGGACAAACCCTGTTGGCCTCGGAGCCGTTGCCGCCGAATTTGAAGAGTTTGATTCTTCAAGCACTCCGCGATCAAGGCGTCAATGTGATGCTCGGGaagagagccaagaccatcaagtCTCGAAGCGAAGGCAGAAACAAGTATGTCGTGGAATTGGCTGATGGTGGCGAGATCACGGCAGGCCATGTTGTTTGGGCAACTTCCAACCCGATTCCCTCTACAGAATATCTTCCGTCACGTTGTCTATATGAGAGTGGTTACGTGAGAGTGACCACTAC GCTAAACATCAAGGATGGCGACTCAACTGTGGCACAGCATTTTGCTGTCGGGGATATTGTCTCTTTTGAGGGCATCCGACGCTGCAGTCCCGCAATGCAAATGGGGTATTTCGCCGCTGTCAACATATATGAGCAGATTACAGCAGACAAGCCCGATTTGAAGCACTTTGAAGGTTACCCTGAAATGTTTCGATATGCATTCGGTAACCAAGCGGTGCTCTGGAGTCCTGGCGAAGAAATCGTTTTTGGCGAGGAGCCTCGACGGGCTGTGTTTGAGGATGACTTGTGCTTGAGGA AATGCTGGAACTACATGGGCTTGGGTATT TATTTAATGACTTTCTTCGGGTCGTCGCTTCATTTCTCTTTCCAACTTAATAAATTTGTCAAAATGCGTTTCATCACCGACGACAAGCCGCGTCAAGATCAGGGCAAAGAGGTGCCGCTCATGGTCATCGGAGCTGGCCTCCCCCGTGCCGCCACATCATCCTTGCAAGCAGCACTCGAAAGGATCGGTTTCGCACCATGTCTTCACATGGCAGAAGTCATTCCTCATGTGGACCGTATGCAGCTTCTTCTAGAGGCGGTGCGCGAAAAGGACACACGGGTTCGCCACAAAATGCTACGCCAACTCATCCATGGCCATTATGCCATTTGCGATCTTCCCGTTGTGTTCTTCACTCCCGACCTTATGGACATGTACCCCGACGTCAAGATAGTCTTGAATGGACGACCTGACCCAGACGTCTGGGCACGCAGCGCCGCCGACAGCTTCAGGTTCATCTTTTCGCCATGGTTCAAGTGGACGGGACTGCTATGGACGACAGATAGGATCTGGTACCAACTCAACCGAGAATCGGAGAAATATTGCCAAGAACTTTTCGGCGACGGCGATATCTTCACTGGCAGGTGTTACAGAGAGTACTACGACATGGTGAGAGCCGAGGCGAAGAAGCGAGGGAAGGAGGTGCTCGAGTTCAAGGCTGAAGATGGCTATGAACCGCTGTGCAAGTTTTTGGGAAAGGATGTTCCGGAAGAGCCATTCCCAAAGTTGAACGAGAAGAAAACTTTCCAGATTGTTCAGGCTATTCTCATCGCGAGGGGGCTGCTTGCTTGGTCGGCTTTGGGTGTTGGATGCTGGGGTGCTTGGAAACTGGCCGATCACTTCCTGCGGTGA
- a CDS encoding MFS domain-containing protein produces the protein MADPRDEKEEVDAKERAAIVTLDRPQGETTQTTLFSLFNRGVEKQNPNDIATQPSVFDDPQQAPHFQPHPKYENLHRFDPMFTWTWGEETPLVKKLDLRVTFWAWVAFMALNMDQASLGQANADNFLDDLKLDTNDYNLGVTLFRVTFLLAEIPSQLVSKKVGPEKWIPTLMLSWSMVAICQFWLSGRSSFLACRALMGLLQGGFIPDLVLYLSYFFKATELPIRMAILWTATRLSSVVAPLLAYGVLRLRGVHGYSGWRWLFLTEGLLNFVIAFGSIFMMVPSVTQTKRPWRKDGWFNEREEKILVNRILRDDPSKGDMHNRQPITFKLFWNSLCDFDLWPMYFLGLTFVLPSMPPAQYLTLTLRQIGFDTLSTNLLTIPAQLGTTINMLLVTYISGKIGQRALIGLFTQLWFLPCIVALAVLPADMNKWAMYALVTVLLSYPNPHPLQTAWCSHNSNSVRTRALSASLYNMSVQLQSIIGSNIYREDDRPEYRRGNRVLIGINCLNIVLYILIKVYYTWRNKQKEKKWNSMTTEEKIRYLETSTDQGSKRLDFRFVS, from the exons atggcagaTCCAAGAGACGAGAAAGAAGAGGTCGACGCCAAGGAGAGGGCGGCCATTGTCACGCTCGACCGGCCCCAGGGTGAGACGACTCAGACAACCCTGTTCAGCCTGTTTAACCGCGGCGTCGAGAAACAGAATCCCAATGACATTGCTACTCAGCCAAGTGTCTTTGACGACCCTCAGCAAGCCCCGCACTTCCAGCCGCATCCCAAGTATGAGAACCTTCACCGGTTTGACCCAATGTTTACTTGGACGTGGGGCGAGGAGACT CCTCTTGTCAAAAAGCTGGACTTGAGGGTTACGTTTTGGGCTTGGGTTGCATTCATGGCTTTGAACATGGACCAGGCCAGCTTGGGACAGGCCAATGCAGACAACTTCCTCGATGACCTGAAGCTGGATACCAATG ACTACAACCTTGGTGTTACCCTGTTCAGAGTGACATTCCTTCTCGCCGAGATCCCATCCCAGCTCGTCAGCAAGAAAGTCGGCCCCGAGAAATGGATCCCTACCCTGATGCTGTCTTGGTCTATGGTCGCCATCTGTCAATTCTGGCTCAGCGGCCGCTCATCCTTCCTCGCTTGCCGTGCCTTGATGGGTCTTCTCCAGGGAGGCTTCATCCCAGACCTGGTCCTCTACCTCTCGTACTTCTTCAAGGCGACAGAGCTTCCTATTCGGATGGCGATTCTCTGGACGGCTACACGTCTGAGCAGCGTCGTTGCTCCGCTGCTTGCCTATGGTGTTCTCAGACTAAGAGGTGTCCACGGCTACTctggttggagatggctcTTCCTGACCGAAGGCCTGCTCAACTTTGTCATTGCCTTCGGATCCATCTTCATGATGGTACCCTCAGTGACCCAGACAAAGAGGCCATGGCGCAAAGACGGCTGGTTCAACGAGCGCGAGGAAAAGATCCTCGTGAATCGCATCCTTCGCGACGACCCGTCCAAGGGCGACATGCACAACAGACAGCCCATCACCTTTAAGCTGTTCTGGAATTCTCTTTGCGACTTTGACCTCTGGCCCATGTACTTCTTGGGCCTGACATTCGTCTTGCCGTCTATGCCGCCGGCTCAGTACCTGACCCTCACGTTGCGTCAGATTGGCTTTGACACGCTCAGCACGAACTTGTTGACTATTCCAGCTCAGCTGGGGACTACCATCAAT ATGCTGTTGGTCACCTATATCTCTGGCAAGATTGGGCAGAGGGCTCTCATCGGACTCTTCACCCAGCTTTGGTTCCTCCCGTGCATTGTAGCCCTAGCTGTCCTGCCTGCCGACATGAACAAATGGGCCATGTACGCCCTGGTGACGGTGCTCCTCTCATATCCGAACCCCCACCCCCTCCAGACAGCTTGGTGCTCACACAACTCCAACTCGGTCCGCACCCGAGCCCTATCAGCCTCGCTCTACAACATGTCTGTTCAGCTGCAGTCAATCATCGGTTCCAACATCTACAGAGAAGACGACAGACCAGAATATCGCCGTGGTAACCGGGTCCTAATCGGTATTAACTGTCTGAACATTGTCCTCTACATACTTATCAAGGTTTATTATACCTGGAGGAATaagcagaaggagaagaagtggaaTAGCATGACGACGGAGGAAAAGATCCGGTATCTTGAGACGTCCACTGACCAGGGAAGCAAGCGGCTTGATTTCCGCTTTGTTTCTTAA
- a CDS encoding NAD(P)-bd-dom domain-containing protein, whose protein sequence is MTLRITVLPASSKAGKETIRNLLESDAKPLIHGIYRDLSKVPAEFANHERFEATQGDVGAGTGLDFSRSDALFYVPPPTYDETDQGEWGVKTATNVKEALGKAPNVKKLLLFSSMGAQYDHGIGLLRLNHISDKILKDSVPEAVIVKPGYFQENWSHAFETIQAEPPVIYSTITPLDHKIPMVSIRDIGRACADALLAAPKDVSPYYFDLYGPRHYSALDVKEAVEQITGKKVELVPIEKDNIAEFYAREIPSAQIQDFVEMTTSALPGGIMAGDFGTNERTVQGKVELVEALRPLYTQ, encoded by the exons aTGACTCTCCGCATCACCGTCCTCCCCGCCTCAAGCAAGGCCGGAAAAGAGACTATCCGCAACTTGCTCGAATCGGATGCCAAGCCCTTGATTCACGGTATCTACCGCGACCTTTCCAAGGTTCCTGCTGAGTTTGCAAACCATGAACGGTTTGAGGCTACTCAGGGCGACGTGGGGGCTGGAACAGGGCTCGACTTTTCTCGCTCTGATGCCCTCTTTTACGTTCCACCTCCGACCTACGATGAAACCGATCAGGGAGAGTGGGGCGTCAAAACCGCTACTAATGTCAAGGAGGCCCTTGGGAAAGCCCCTAATGTTAAGAAACTGCTCCTGTTCTCTTCCATGGGTGCTCAGTACGACCATGGTATC GGTCTCTTGCGTTTGAACCACATTTCGGACAAAATCCTCAAAGACTCGGTGCCCGAGGCCGTCATTGTCAAGCCGGGATACTTCCAAGAAAACTGGTCTCATGCCTTTGAGACGATTCAAGCGGAGCCACCTGTCATCTACTCCACGATCACGCCTCTGGACCACAAGATTCCTATG GTGAGCATCAGAGATATCGGCCGAGCTTGCGCGGACGCTCTGCTCGCCGCGCCCAAGGACGTCAGCCCATACTACTTCGACCTCTACGGCCCCAGACACTATAGCGCACTCGACGTCAAGGAAGCAGTCGAACAAATCACCGGCAAGAAGGTTGAGCTTGTGCCCATTGAGAAAGATAACATTGCGGAATTCTATGCTCGGGAGATTCCAAGCGCTCAAATCCAGGACTTTGTGGAGATGACTACTTCTGCCCTCCCCGGTGGCATCATGGCGGGAGATTTCGGCACCAATGAGAGGACTGTTCAAGGAAAGGTTGAGCTAGTCGAGGCGTTGAGGCCTTTGTATACTCAGTAG
- a CDS encoding GMC-OxRdtase-N domain-containing protein, whose protein sequence is MTSLFSTTGLLRLLLLFGSASGLKKPKHHAQHSMESVLDEYDYIVVGGGTSGLVVANRLSEDRRKTVLVVEYGDFANTINVTVPYFTTLDQTPRLYNMTSVPQVHLDGRTSRMRLGSVVGGSSTINGMAWDRGSSIDYDSWEELGNPGWGWKNLLKYFRKSSRFSPPAEEYVEKYGYTWTPESYGHGPIKVGYPSWQWPGAAMQAEAWTEDLDADILRDGADGKNVGLAWIPQNSGGKEATRSSAETAYYQPASHRPNLHLLVRHYGASIKFSGNVTTGVEIASRDGGPSRCISSKNVILAAGAINTPRILQLSGIGPKKLLDSLDIDVVVDSPGVGANFQDHPTFNMIYEFNNKTVPTRDLMDDPQFYDAAWEEYVANKTGPFSHAWGNYISFSSLQDLDPDFEAIADSLAEQEPLDHLPAIYAENPPLVKGFLEQRRVLQSQFRNPEAGILEIVFSGAIVVPVALQKPLSRGTIFINTTNADPSISPLIDFNTAANPVDMHIVMRALTKARQFMAAESVASLEPVEVSPGLTLQDEVEIQTAMRKTFLSPSLDHPVGTAAMMPREWGGVVDTNLRVYGVEGLWVVDASVMPLLPAAHTQATVYAVAEYAADLIKKHSEKA, encoded by the exons ATGACTTCACTCTTTTCGACGACGGGTTTGCTGCggttgcttcttctttttggaTCCGCGTCGGGTCTGAAGAAGCCAAAGCATCACGCCCAGCACAGTATGGAGTCTGTCCTGGATGAATATGACTAcattgttgttggtggtgggaCAAGTGGATTGGTGGTTGCCAACAGGCTGAGTGAGGACCGGCGCA AAACCGTCTTGGTCGTTGAGTATGGCGACtttgccaacaccatcaacgtTACGGTGCCATACTTTACTACCTTGGATCAAACGCCTCGGCTTTACAATATGACGTCTGTTCCCCAGGTACATCTTGACGGCCGCACCAGCAGGATGCGTCTCGGAAGCGTGGTGGGAGGAAGCTCGACCATCAATGGCATGGCTTGGGATAGAGGGTCTTCAATCGACTACGATTCTTGGGAAGAGTTAGGAAATCCCGGCTGGGGATGGAAAAATCTGCTCAAGTATTTCCGCAAGTCGTCGAGGttctctcctccagctgaGGAGTACGTTGAGAAATATGGTTATACATGGACTCCCGAATCATATGGACATGGCCCGATCAAAGTTGGATATCCATCCTGGCAATGGCCAGGAGCAG CCATGCAAGCAGAGGCATGGACCGAAGATCTGGATGCAGATATCCTACGCGATGGCGCTGATGGAAAGAACGTTGGCCTGGCTTGGATTCCCCAGAATTCCGGTGGCAAAGAGGCAACACGATCAAGTGCAGAGACGGCCTACTACCAACCGGCCAGTCATCGCCCCAATCTCCACCTCCTGGTTCGACATTATGGGGCTAGTATCAAGTTCAGCGGCAACGTCACGACAGGCGTCGAGATTGCCAGCCGCGATGGTGGGCCATCGAGGTGCATCTCATCCAAGAACGTCATTCTCGCCGCGggagccatcaacaccccTCGAATTCTGCAGCTGAGTGGCATTGGCCCCAAGAAACTCCTCGACTCGCTTGATATCGACGTTGTTGTCGATTCACCTGGAGTGGGCGCAAACTTCCAGGACCATCCAACCTTTAACATGATTTATGAGT TTAACAACAAGACCGTGCCTACGCGCGACCTTATGGACGATCCCCAGTTCTATGATGCTGCCTGGGAGGAGTATGTCGCCAACAAGACCGGTCCCTTCTCCCATGCATGGGGAAACTACATATCTTTCTCATCGCTCCAAGACCTCGATCCAGACTTTGAAGCGATTGCCGACAGTCTCGCAGAACAAGAACCGCTGGATCACTTACCCGCCATCTACGCTGAGAACCCGCCTCTGGTCAAGGGTTTCCTCGAACAGCGTCGAGTCTTGCAGTCGCAATTCCGCAACCCCGAAGCTGGAATTCTTGAAATAGTCTTTAGCGGTGCGATTGTTGTGCCTGTTGCTCTCCAGAAGCCGCTGTCTAGAGgaaccatcttcatcaacaccaccaacgccGACCCTTCCATCTCGCCACTCATCGACTTCAATACAGCCGCTAACCCGGTCGACATGCACATCGTGATGCGCGCTCTCACCAAAGCCCGCCAATTCATGGCCGCAGAGAGCGTCGCCTCCCTTGAACCTGTCGAGGTCTCCCCCGGACTCACTCTccaggatgaggttgagatTCAGACCGCCATGCGAAAGACATTCCTTAGTCCTAGCTTGGACCACCCTGTTGGAACGGCTGCTATGATGCCTCGAGAGTGGGGAGGTGTGGTTGACACAAATCTCCGGGTGTATGGTGTTGAGGGACTTTGGGTCGTGGATGCGAGCGTCATGCCTCTGCTTCCCGCAGCGCATACCCAGGCTACGGTGTATGCAGTAGCGGAGTATGCAGCAGATCTAATCAAGAAGCACAGCGAGAAGGCGTAG